The genomic interval CCTTGCGGACCTACCGGAACGACAATTCCACCGACATTTTGGGCGAATCTCACGTCGCTGTTCGGATAACTCTGCGGTATTTCGTCGTTTTTAGCCTGCGATTGAACCGGGTGGTGATCGCGGGGCGCCTGAATCGGCCTTGGTGGATTCCCAACTTCGTTACTTGGGGGACTTACCTGTTGCTGAGACGGAGGTTTCGCCAGATTCATCGCGGCCTCTGACCCCCCCGCGTCCTTAGACCCTCGATCGACGACCTCCATAGGCTGCGGGGCGATTCCTCTGGTCGACGGACTGCTCATCGGAGGTGCCGCCGCGTTACCCCCCGAAGATCTctgtaaaaattcatcgattgaaGAGAATTCGCTGGAGCAGAAACCGAacattttttcgtccttcggATTTTCCTCACCTGAGCTTTTTCCAGTTCTCTTCTGAGctggaaattttctttctccaaacGTTGGGCGGTCTGACCACTGTCGTCGGCGTTTTTAACCAGTTCGTTGTACTTGTCCtcgagttttttcttctctacttcGATTTCGAGGTACTTGTTCTTCAGGTGTTCCAACGACCGGACTTTGTCGTCGCGCGCCGCTTTCAGCTCAGCTCTCACATCTCTGAGGGTATTTTCTAACGTGTGACTATTCTCAAGCGCGAGACTCTGCCTCTTGTCGCACTCCGCTTGTAAATCCTGCAGCTCCGTTTCCCTTGTTTTGTAAGCCTGTTGCAACGAGTTGTACCTATGCATAGCTTCGACCGTGTCCTTATCCCTGAGTGATTTTTCCCGCGTCGCTCGCTGCTGAAGTTCCTGTTTCACCGCTGCGTTAGAACTCTTCTCTTCGGCGAGCGATTTCTCCAGGTGTACTTTGTACTCGAATATAACTGTGCGCAAAAAAAACGGGGCGAGAAAATCCTTCGGTTAATATTCATCTCCCACTCCGAAAATCGAGACGTAGGTACGTCTTCGGGGTGCGAATCTCACCTTGAAGCTGCGCCGCCAGGGCCTCCTGCTGGTGGGCGCACTGCTCGTAGGAATCCCGTAACCTCGCCATCTCCGCTACGGCAGCCCGGTAAGCGAAAACCAGCAAAACAACCACGGCACCGCAGCCTGCGTAGATCGCCAAGCGCGCCCCCCGACCTCTTCCCAGCCGAGCACCGCTCATCGCtgaatcgggaaaaaaatatacatttgtCAATGTCAATTTAGATAGGCGAAGGTATCGGGCtgacgagtgaaaattttcctaaacCCCCGAACCACCGATCGAAGCCCCAGATCGGTTCCGATTCCATAAATGTATACAAAGATTGCCGTTCGGTTGAACGAGCTTTTTCAGTCGCCGTGAAATATGGAGTTGAATTCAATTAATCAGCGTTCGCTTGGCTTTATCGCTCCGAGACGGTATCGGATGCGAatgttgcaaaaaaattacgcgGATTATCGCGGTGGTCGGCAAAGCGTTGCAAGTTTACTCGACGTGTGTATGATTACATTGCGATCGTCAAGGTCTCCTCTGCAGCTGTATGTCGCAGCTGAATTTATACATCGTTGCAACAAccttattatacctatatactctCGATCCAAAATAATCACCGGGACTGGGTACGATCGAATAGTAAAACCGCGACTCATTATACGCAGGGGCGATTGACGATGGATCGATCCGAATGTGAGAAATGAACGcgttgtgaatttttcatcaacgagAAAATCGCTCTCGTTTTGTCTTCCAGCAGCATTTTCTACCCTCCCTACCGGCAATACGGCGATGTACCTGTTATACGTACAATCCTATACAATACACGTACGTCGCTTTCGAATAGGTGTACGTTGTATACCTTATAAGTGGGCGTGGATTTGCGAATGGCGTGACTGACGATGATGAGAAAGTAGAGGTCTCTGCACTGCTGCCGGTTGCGAAGAAATACAGGTATTTGTGTAAACCGAAGTACCGTTTCGCAAAGTGCAGAGAATATCGACTGCTAACGTTTACCTCTCGAGTAGATAATATCAGAGTTTAGCAAAACCCCCCGTACGCTTATAATATTATCGCTCATCTATACATTTAATATTACATGCCCGCGATATAACTATGGTAAGAAATAAGCGGCTCATTTATaagggtaaaaaattgaaacggtaGCTCTTTCCGCTAATATTAGCAAACCGTTGGCCGATAATACGTTGTCCCCATCGTGAAATGTCCAAGCTAAAATTATAACCCCGTGTTACAAGACCCCCCGTACTCTGTAGTGAAACGCGGAAATATCAACGTCTTATCACTCATcttaaatttgaaacttttgcTCCTTCATCTAActgcattgaaaaaaaatagaataccattcaaatatttgattgaaaaattaaattggatAAACTGTTCCGTCGTTAAAATCTAGTTGATTAAGGGGCGGTTTGTACAATTCCCGTGGTAATGAGTCGCAAATATGTATCCGCGTGTGAAAACGAATGcaaaatataatatagatttattttttctgcagaagatgaatcgatgaaaaaatttcaagcttGTTTCTCCGCGGTTTTCTACGTACGTGAATAAGTACGGGAGCTACGGGTAAAGTGGGTGCTCGAATCGAGTAGTTGGCGAGTGCCTTTTCTCttgatataatacatacatatatggtacatacatatatatatatgtacctatgcaGTACACGACTATATGCTGATATGTCACATACCAACGATGGGTATATttaaagatatatatacagtacatGTAACCCGGAGAAGCTATAAGCGCGCACCAAGAGCTTTTGTCTCTTTAAATTTAAAGACGCCCTACTGCAGCATAAAGATGACGTCTTTATTTCCTGATACACTTCAAAAGTAACGGGGCGGACTTTTCCCTCAATCTGATTCGGCGgtgtgaataaatttacatcCAGGTAACACGTGTGAACgaaagatttctttttttttttgttttctcaacaGTGTACGCACACTCATTCGTCTCGCTGATTGTTACAATACTACGAAAATATCACCCACATTTTGCAGATAAATTATAGCCGTCagtttttttggtatcagctTCGACGTCCGGTAACTCATAATGCCCGCGGTTTTTGGCTCCACGAAACATTATTCCTTCCAAACGACTTTAACTTGGAAAACGATCAGATGTTAATTAGCTCGAATCGACAACCCGAAGTTTCTATACGTTTCAAGCGACGACGACTTTCCGTCAGTAACTACGTGGTACGTCAGACCCCAGTAAAAAGTATACTGATCGTAAGTTGTTTTCCAGTAGGGATGATCGAGAGAACAGATGCGAAGAATGCGTATACGGTCGTCACAAGGAGGTTTTGAAAATCGGCATTTTTGTTTCCCCCACCGCGTCGGTGGCGGTTGAAATTTGTTGATtctaattgaaaatgaaaaagggggAGCTTGGGTACATATTTTTGCGTTTATTCGGAGCGCGAGTCGTGGCGATATTTGCATGGAAAACAGCAGCTATACACCGGTGAAGAACGTCAGTCTACAGAAACGCGCGGCGTTGCAGATCGATCGACAGAGAGACAACGAACGACGTTTTAATCTAATCCAGACGAATAAGTCGGACGAGTTCGTGTCTGTtggataatatacatatatatattctaaatTGCAGAGGAGAACGCCTACGGTTCTCCCGTCCCTTTCTCTATTCCAGCTTTGACGATGAAAGGCGACCCGAGCGAAGGTTGAATGCATGCACGGACTGCAAGCCGACGCGAAGTGCATTTCTGTCGGTAGAAAGTTCATTAGTTGTTTCATGTTTTTCGCAAGGCACATATTGAAGCAGGTGATAAAATAGCGACGGTAAAATGTTGATTGTCAAACGTACGAATTGAGAGCGAACAGAAAATGGGTGATCAGCTGTGCGATATATTgagcatgtttttttttttttctcctgaaaACTCTCTTCAAAACCCGAACGAAATTATTCTTATCTTCCGACTCGTATCGGGGGACGGAGAGCGTACCAATcgactgaaaataaagataGAATATAAGtggcgagtgaaaaaaaggcagataataatatacgtgtaacacGTCGCGCTGGTCTTCGACACACGTGCTCTGTACTCCGAGGGGCCGAATTGAGACGGTCTCGACTTCTAACGCCGATAGCGAGTGTggacaaaaattgaacgctCGAGAACGAATAAATACGAAACTatcgtgtacgtgtatcgttAATTTTGAATATCCACACGACGATGATATATTCCGTATCTTAACAGCAGAAGTAACGATATTATTCCATATGTACCTCCGCCAGCGATCTTTGATCTTTTGGCGTGCGGTGTAACTTATATAAGTGTAGGTGTTTACATCCTCGTACAGCATTCTTTATTCTTACCACTTAAAACTTGTTAAACACTACCAACACACGAGGTGATAAAACGTACACATACAAGATTCAGGTGTGTATGCCTCACAAATACGATTCGCGCAGCCGCGATAACCGTTCGTCTCGTGTCATGGAATTTAGACCGACAGCAAAATAGTGCCGAAGTCTTCGCTGTTTCTACGGAAAAAGTAAACTAGCGGGGAAAAGCGACCGAATTCGAGGGGTAGAGGAACGAACCAGATCCGAGAACCGACGACgaatttcgtcaaatttttcgttccgtcgGAGCACACGACCGACGAGGAACAGTCGCGTGTGGAACCGTCCGCACACAGAGTTCACTGACACTTGTGCGTACGTCGGCAGAACgttattcgttattttattctgtAATTCTCTGGATAAATAGCACACCGCTCTTTTCACCCACTGatgacgtgattttttttctccggtcTTTCGGAGCTGCTGCATACGCGGATTCTCTATCGAATCCGAACGTCGACGCTTTCCTACCTCTCTGATCGCCCGAGCGTTGAATTTTAACTCTTCATTATCGCGCACTGGGTCTCCTCCTTCTCCCACGTCGAGGAATCTACGGCCGTTGTTCGCACTCGGGAATCGGAGTAGCGttcgggaaaaagaaaaaaaaaatcttctctcgatttttcacagaCCCCGGGAAGGCCAGAGACGCCCGACACTGAACTCGAAAATCACGACGCCCGTAGCAAAAATTCCACAGAGAGCGCGGTACGCGTAGCGTGTTTACAGCGGGGACAGGGGGCTGCTTTTGCGGTTCCTCAGTTTGTTCGTCCAGCTGTCTCGAGTCTCGACtctcgctgccgctgccggtGGGGTTTGGCTTCCTCGATCCTCCGCTAGCTACCGACAACGAAAACGGTGGGGAGTCGGCGCTGTAGAAAGCCGTTTCCTCTCCACCCGATAGCCGTCAGCTCCTGCCTCCTGCataaaatacatgggaatataCGTGGTAAGTTTTACTCGGGGACGCGGTCCGACAGCATTCGGCGAGCCCTCAGTTTCCTCCGACGTTCCCGACCAATCCGAGGCGCGTCGTAAGCGGACCTGCAAACGCTACGGGACGAAAGTCACCAGGTCTACGCCGTGAGAGggtctctctctcgctcgctctccGGTTTATTTTCATAGCCACGATCAGCAGCCCTTCGGATCGGCGGATGCCATGGGAGCGGATTTTTTGGGGCTCGACGAAACGCTGTTGATTCTCAATCGCAGGCTCGTCGAGGAGCGAAACGATATACGGAGGAGCGCGTGTCTCGAAGCCTGTTATTAATGTATGCACACGCCTGATCCATGCCCGGTGTGATCCTTGAACCTTGAATTCTACGGACCTTGAGGTTTTCCCTCGAAACGAATTTCCTGAGTCTAGACTCTACCGAAACCCGTTTTACGTACCTACTCTCGACTCTCACAAATGTAATATAAAGTCGCCGCTTTCGAGTTCCCGCCGTTCGTCCGCACGGTGTGACTCCCGAACGCTGACAATCGTATGCGCATTCGTACCGTACGTTTATGCAAATCGTTATTTGCCAACGTTGCTGAATTACGTTATTGTTATACACCTTTTTGCTCGTGAAAACCCCCCGCGTTAAAGGGTCGCTCTCTGCATCGGTCCGCGAAATTGATTCACCCACTTCGAtctccgttccttttttttcacctcacgTAATCGTCCgagtttcataaattttcacggAGTTCGCGATCGCGTAAATCATATAAGACACGCTAATTTGTCCATGGATTTTTCTACAGCCCCGAGGCTTCGGGATTTTCGGGGATTCGCAACTCCAACGAGCATAGCTGGGTGTACACCGTATACGAACACACCCGTAAACCGAGTGGGCGCGTAATCTTCACGctgataaaaaatggaattgaTCGTGCGACCTAGATAAGCCTGGTATTGCGAGTCTACGGACGAAATTTGTAAACGAACC from Athalia rosae chromosome 1, iyAthRosa1.1, whole genome shotgun sequence carries:
- the LOC105683557 gene encoding transcriptional regulatory protein AlgP-like isoform X1; translated protein: MFRGAKNRGHYELPDVEADTKKTDGYNLSAKSMSGARLGRGRGARLAIYAGCGAVVVLLVFAYRAAVAEMARLRDSYEQCAHQQEALAAQLQVIFEYKVHLEKSLAEEKSSNAAVKQELQQRATREKSLRDKDTVEAMHRYNSLQQAYKTRETELQDLQAECDKRQSLALENSHTLENTLRDVRAELKAARDDKVRSLEHLKNKYLEIEVEKKKLEDKYNELVKNADDSGQTAQRLEKENFQLRRELEKAQRSSGGNAAAPPMSSPSTRGIAPQPMEVVDRGSKDAGGSEAAMNLAKPPSQQQNASTIASRSQTTKSAGDIVAKPSTLKPVTQPEEKVQVSERMKAKKIPAGVPPIPMIIEADRKPVATNSKLENGRGVDAAEGNNPKEKPALAPVADNPELLKVPPIGRHNVNQPLGQKEGREWQHKPQHGVQEVGDELNQLENIAGLDDTGIHAVGEGAEYAHYDGGDYDKEPPMKNNDIHIEEGEDEAEDEDDPMDYEGNNLKADKHPE
- the LOC105683557 gene encoding transcriptional regulatory protein AlgP-like isoform X2 translates to MSGARLGRGRGARLAIYAGCGAVVVLLVFAYRAAVAEMARLRDSYEQCAHQQEALAAQLQVIFEYKVHLEKSLAEEKSSNAAVKQELQQRATREKSLRDKDTVEAMHRYNSLQQAYKTRETELQDLQAECDKRQSLALENSHTLENTLRDVRAELKAARDDKVRSLEHLKNKYLEIEVEKKKLEDKYNELVKNADDSGQTAQRLEKENFQLRRELEKAQRSSGGNAAAPPMSSPSTRGIAPQPMEVVDRGSKDAGGSEAAMNLAKPPSQQQNASTIASRSQTTKSAGDIVAKPSTLKPVTQPEEKVQVSERMKAKKIPAGVPPIPMIIEADRKPVATNSKLENGRGVDAAEGNNPKEKPALAPVADNPELLKVPPIGRHNVNQPLGQKEGREWQHKPQHGVQEVGDELNQLENIAGLDDTGIHAVGEGAEYAHYDGGDYDKEPPMKNNDIHIEEGEDEAEDEDDPMDYEGNNLKADKHPE